CGAGGTAAGATCCGCTCCGTGGACTATCGCGAGGCGGGCGTCGACATCACGGCCGCGGACGCGGCCAAAGCCCGAATCAAGGCCCTGGCCCGGGGCACCTTCAACCCCTCCGTGCTGTCCGAGATCGGGTCCTTCGGCGGGATGTTCCGGCCCGACCTCGCGCGCTACCAAGAGCCGGTGCTGGTGGCGTCGACGGACGGAGTGGGGACGAAGATCCAGGTGGCCCGGGCCGCGGAAATCCACGACACCGTGGGCTACGACCTGGTGGCCCATTGCGTGAACGACATCCTGGTCCAGGGAGCCCTTCCTCTCTTCTTCCTCGACTACATCGCCCTCGGGACGATGGACCCCGAGCGGGTGGAGGCGATCGTGAAGGGCTTCGTCCGCGGCTGCGCCGAGTTCGGCTGCCCCCTGCTGGGGGGCGAGACCGCGGAGATGCCGGGCACCTACGCCCCCGGAGACTACGACCTGGCCGGCTTCATCGTGGGCGTGGTGGAGAGGAGCCGAGCCCTGACCGGCGAGCGGGTGCGGGAGGGGGACACCCTCCTGGGGCTGCCCTCGGCCGGACTCCACACCAACGGCTACTCCCTCGCTCGCAAGGTCCTCTTCGACCAGCTCGGCCATGATGTGCACACTCGCCTCCCCGCGCTGGGGACGAGCGTGGCGGAGGCCCTGCTCGCTCCCCATCGCGGGTATGTGGCCGCGCTGG
The Vicinamibacteria bacterium DNA segment above includes these coding regions:
- the purM gene encoding phosphoribosylformylglycinamidine cyclo-ligase is translated as MDYREAGVDITAADAAKARIKALARGTFNPSVLSEIGSFGGMFRPDLARYQEPVLVASTDGVGTKIQVARAAEIHDTVGYDLVAHCVNDILVQGALPLFFLDYIALGTMDPERVEAIVKGFVRGCAEFGCPLLGGETAEMPGTYAPGDYDLAGFIVGVVERSRALTGERVREGDTLLGLPSAGLHTNGYSLARKVLFDQLGHDVHTRLPALGTSVAEALLAPHRGYVAALEPLLERDKIHALAHITGGGFPGNIPRVLPAGLGVRVRLGSWEVPPLFRVIQAGGSVPEEEMFRTFNMGIGMVVIVGPEDLHHVEHSLERRGETTFVIGSVIRGSGVVFE